Proteins from one Aureimonas sp. SA4125 genomic window:
- the sufC gene encoding Fe-S cluster assembly ATPase SufC: MLEIKNLHARVAGTDTEILRGVDLTVRGGEVAAIMGPNGSGKSTLSYILSGRSDYEVTGGDILYNGESILELDPAERAAAGIFLAFQYPLEIPGVATMTFLKTAVNAQRKARGEAELTTPDFIRRVKASAADLKIDPAMLKRPLNVGFSGGEKKRAEILQMALLEPKLCIMDETDSGLDIDALKIVSDGVNALRSADRSFLVITHYQRLLEHIVPDTVHVLYQGRIIRTGGKELALQLEDEGYSTIIGEAA; the protein is encoded by the coding sequence ATGCTGGAAATCAAGAACCTTCACGCCCGGGTGGCGGGCACCGACACGGAAATCCTCCGGGGCGTCGATCTGACCGTGCGCGGCGGCGAAGTCGCTGCAATCATGGGTCCGAACGGCTCGGGCAAGTCGACGCTCTCGTACATCCTTTCCGGACGCAGCGACTACGAGGTCACCGGCGGAGACATTTTATACAATGGCGAGTCGATCCTCGAGCTCGACCCGGCCGAACGCGCCGCCGCGGGCATCTTCCTCGCCTTCCAGTATCCGCTGGAAATTCCCGGCGTCGCCACCATGACCTTCCTCAAGACCGCCGTGAACGCACAGCGCAAGGCGCGCGGCGAGGCCGAGCTGACGACGCCGGACTTCATCCGCCGGGTGAAGGCCTCCGCGGCCGACCTCAAGATCGATCCCGCCATGCTGAAGCGGCCGCTGAATGTCGGCTTCTCCGGTGGCGAAAAGAAGCGTGCGGAAATCCTGCAGATGGCGCTCCTGGAGCCGAAACTCTGCATCATGGACGAAACCGATTCCGGGCTCGACATCGACGCGCTGAAAATCGTCTCCGACGGCGTCAACGCGCTGCGCTCGGCCGACCGCTCGTTCCTCGTCATCACCCATTACCAGCGCCTGCTCGAACACATCGTCCCGGACACGGTGCACGTCCTCTACCAGGGCAGGATCATCCGCACCGGCGGCAAGGAACTGGCGCTGCAGCTCGAGGACGAGGGCTATTCGACGATCATCGGCGAGGCGGCCTGA
- the sufD gene encoding Fe-S cluster assembly protein SufD, whose product MSVVPLRRLTPAEESVIASAEKGLAAGDETRRNALAVLRREGLPHRRVEAWHYTDLRSLVGSHKPGLVARVIDALTRAHEPELLAPFIPGSTVIDLGAMTGTVNLAGVTVERLSASPDWREAANHLDRDVDTVRLLNASFGSQATRITVAAGTDLAHPVELSAIPGQGSESTFVLCDVGAGAKAVFVERLSPGNQSALSTGVTNLTVGDGAEVLWIVDQAKDKDETHLGQLNVTVGADATFRLFMLNAGGALVRLEVHAETTGEGADIQMRGVTLLHGNQHIDVTTTLNHTVPNTTATETFRNVVTGGHGVFQGMIKVSRGAQKTDARMACNTLLLSDDGDFSAKPELEIFADDVQCGHGATAGEIDANHLFYLMSRGIPEREARGLLVKAFVKEVVEELENEAAIEVLEARIDAWLAADH is encoded by the coding sequence ATGTCGGTCGTTCCGCTGCGTCGGCTGACGCCTGCCGAAGAGAGCGTGATCGCCAGCGCCGAGAAGGGTCTCGCCGCGGGTGACGAGACGCGGCGCAACGCCCTCGCGGTTTTGCGCCGCGAAGGTCTGCCGCACCGCCGCGTCGAGGCCTGGCACTACACCGACCTTCGCTCGCTGGTCGGCAGCCACAAGCCCGGCCTCGTCGCGCGCGTCATTGATGCGTTGACCCGGGCGCACGAGCCGGAGCTCCTCGCACCCTTCATCCCGGGCAGCACCGTGATCGATCTCGGCGCGATGACCGGGACGGTCAATCTCGCCGGCGTTACCGTCGAGCGGTTGTCGGCGAGCCCCGACTGGCGCGAGGCTGCCAACCATCTCGACCGGGACGTCGACACCGTCCGTCTCCTCAATGCCTCGTTCGGCTCCCAGGCCACGCGCATAACCGTCGCCGCCGGCACGGATTTGGCGCATCCGGTGGAGCTCAGCGCCATCCCCGGTCAGGGCAGCGAGAGCACCTTCGTTCTCTGCGACGTCGGTGCCGGGGCGAAAGCCGTCTTCGTCGAGCGGCTGTCGCCCGGCAACCAGTCGGCGCTGTCGACGGGCGTGACCAACCTCACCGTCGGCGACGGCGCCGAGGTGCTCTGGATCGTCGATCAGGCAAAGGACAAGGACGAGACGCATCTCGGCCAGCTGAACGTCACCGTCGGCGCCGATGCCACCTTCCGCCTGTTCATGCTGAACGCCGGCGGCGCGCTGGTCCGGCTCGAAGTGCATGCCGAGACGACGGGCGAGGGCGCCGACATCCAGATGCGCGGCGTCACGCTCCTGCACGGCAACCAGCATATCGACGTGACGACGACGCTGAACCACACGGTGCCCAACACGACAGCCACGGAAACCTTCCGCAATGTCGTCACCGGCGGACACGGGGTCTTCCAGGGCATGATCAAGGTCTCGCGCGGCGCGCAGAAGACCGACGCCCGCATGGCCTGCAACACGCTTCTCCTGTCCGACGACGGCGACTTCTCGGCCAAGCCGGAGCTTGAGATCTTTGCCGACGACGTCCAGTGCGGCCACGGCGCGACGGCGGGCGAGATCGACGCGAACCACCTGTTCTACCTGATGTCGCGCGGCATACCCGAGCGCGAGGCGCGGGGCCTGCTGGTCAAGGCCTTTGTCAAGGAAGTCGTCGAGGAACTGGAAAACGAGGCGGCCATCGAGGTTCTCGAGGCCCGGATCGACGCCTGGCTGGCCGCCGACCACTGA